A window of the Hordeum vulgare subsp. vulgare chromosome 5H, MorexV3_pseudomolecules_assembly, whole genome shotgun sequence genome harbors these coding sequences:
- the LOC123399044 gene encoding uncharacterized protein LOC123399044 has translation MLTLQHSIIGRMVVFFLRVCQHLQLVLMFEFDMCVKQIMGVGNCSDQAIIDFSKHIDGQLMRVNALLVASTIVIGVIVGIGAYGQRYRHHPLTSFLFLGATTLFVPILSYVVSTVDSNLGVVTISSDAHIIPGWCSTRSHIYTVFVWASLVQIAGANTTTIVAGDDNKGRNITLPGTVLLVQAIWTSYIVVYYLGGGYYSTRQWSIKHMDLANGLPVLPLFSLLIAKLLLKYYAWYGASRSLAFGRNPHFIVGYMEQLKAKLTSEHSLPPLIVTGEDTTLVQKEPHGYSIKWLFNQADGTGIDNNNLVTTDKVWRLEDDIFPRYSTKQLKDICFSFALFKLLRCRFTRHTIAEFGFIKAHNLLSHVLLQDVDDERPLGMIAHELSFLHDYYYSSLPTSYSSSWLPILSISISLLTMGLSLLYLLLITVVILLYAFMGWPHHGQMQCFLNCHPSFQNEHEDFFYSSSNQIQYGNIFFDLAPVGLLAALVVLSEVREIACYICSNWTKVFLICSYVRHASSWQKSHWKKKMLSLVLRRKCKLLNHWVDKMNQCSVLALHPSTTPVPLLGRLIPLLHRKKVPRAVKAALLKPLRSPNWKNRSNGVASLCTRLQLQADNNPLSTSNGVKGVADTMLVAHIATSILEVRTSEPLRQADSANEIAATHLSRYCAYLVAYVPDLLPDNNEWCKSLYKGIKKKAKRALAASGNTGQASLSPEALVQALSAGSEEAHDLLKNGAELGKKLVELAGNEGEEVAWELLAEFWSEMILYAAPSDNVAAHAEAIARGGELITLLWALLTHLGFISRPEAAMPNTPGDV, from the coding sequence ATGCTTACATTGCAGCATAGCATCATTGGACGAATGGTTGTATTCTTTTTGCGTGTTTGTCAACATCTTCAACTTGTACTGATGTTTGAATTTGATATGTGTGTTAAGCAGATTATGGGCGTCGGAAACTGCTCCGACCAAGCAATCATTGACTTCTCTAAGCACATAGATGGGCAGTTGATGAGAGTGAACGCTCTGCTGGTGGCCAGCACCATCGTGATAGGAGTTATTGTTGGGATCGGTGCCTATGGTCAGCGCTACCGTCACCATCCACTTACCAGCTTCCTCTTCCTTGGTGCCACCACCTTGTTCGTGCCCATCCTCTCCTATGTTGTCTCTACCGTCGATAGTAATCTAGGTGTTGTCACTATTTCCTCCGATGCACACATAATACCAGGGTGGTGCAGTACACGTAGCCACATTTACACTGTGTTCGTATGGGCTAGTCTTGTTCAGATTGCTGGCGCCAACACCACTACAATAGTTGCTGGTGATGACAACAAAGGACGAAACATTACCCTTCCTGGCACTGTACTGCTTGTTCAAGCAATATGGACCTCGTACATTGTCGTGTACTACCTAGGAGGGGGATATTATTCAACGAGACAATGGTCCATAAAGCATATGGATCTTGCAAATGGATTACCGGTTCTTCCATTGTTTTCTCTTCTCATTGCCAAGCTACTTCTCAAATATTATGCTTGGTATGGGGCAAGCAGGTCATTAGCATTTGGGCGCAATCCTCATTTCATTGTTGGATACATGGAGCAACTAAAAGCCAAGCTAACAAGTGAGCATTCCCTTCCTCCACTCATAGTTACGGGAGAGGACACAACATTGGTACAGAAGGAGCCTCATGGTTATAGTATCAAATGGTTATTTAACCAAGCTGATGGGACAGGGATAGACAACAACAATTTAGTGACCACTGATAAAGTTTGGAGGTTAGAGGATGATATATTTCCGAGGTATTCAACCAAGCAGCTAAAAGATATATGCTTTTCGTTTGCATTGTTCAAGTTGTTAAGATGTCGATTTACAAGGCATACAATTGCTGAGTTTGGTTTCATCAAGGCCCATAACTTATTGTCACACGTGTTGCTCCAGGATGTTGATGATGAAAGACCACTTGGGATGATTGCACATGAGCTTTCTTTccttcatgattattattattcaTCTCTCCCAACCTCATATTCAAGCAGTTGGCTacccattttgagcatatctatttcACTTCTAAccatgggtttgagcttattatatctATTGCTCATAACAGTTGTGATTTTGCTGTATGCTTTTATGGGATGGCCACATCATGGACAGATGCAGTGTTTTCTGAATTGCCATCCTTCGTTCCAGAATGAACATGAAGATTTTTTCTATAGTTCTTCGAACCAGATACAATATGGAAATATTTTCTTCGATCTTGCCCCAGTGGGTTTGCTTGCGGCACTAGTTGTGCTTTCGGAGGTGCGGGAGATTGCTTGTTACATCTGCTCTAACTGGACTAAAGTATTCCTGATCTGCTCCTATGTTAGGCATGCTTCTTcgtggcagaaatcacattggaaGAAGAAGATGCTTAGCCTTGTGCTGCGTAGAAAATGCAAGCTGCTAAATCATTGGGTGGACAAAATGAACCAATGCTCAGTCTTGGCACTCCACCCAAGCACAACCCCAGTGCCTCTTCTCGGACGCCTCATCCCACTGCTTCACAGGAAGAAGGTACCAAGAGCAGTGAAGGCAGCTCTCCTCAAGCCACTTAGAAGCCCCAATTGGAAGAACAGAAGCAATGGCGTGGCATCCCTTTGTACAAGGCTACAACTGCAGGCCGACAACAATCCGCTCTCAACATCGAATGGCGTCAAAGGTGTAGCTGATACCATGCTTGTGGCCCACATTgccacgagcatccttgaagtgaGAACATCGGAGCCACTCCGCCAGGCTGACTCTGCTAATGAGATTGCCGCCACACACTTGTCACGCTATTGTGCCTACTTGGTAGCCTATGTCCCAGATCTACTCCCCGACAACAACGAGTGGTGCAAAAGCTTGTACAAGGGCATCAAGAAAAAAGCCAAGCGCGCACTCGCGGCATCCGGCAACACCGGGCAGGCGTCATTGAGTCCTGAAGCGCTGGTCCAGGCGCTGAGTGCCGGGTCTGAAGAGGCACACGACCTGCTCAAGAATGGTGCGGAGCTTGGGAAGAAGCTGGTGGAGCTGGCGGGAAATGAAGGAGAAGAGGTGGCATGGGAGCTCCTCGCAGAATTCTGGTCTGAGATGATACTCTATGCCGCCCCGTCGGACAATGTCGCCGCCCATGCCGAGGCCATTGCGCGGGGTGGCGAGCTGATAACACTTCTGTGGGCGTTACTCACCCACCTCGGGTTCATCAGCCGGCCAGAGGCTGCCATGCCTAACACCCCTGGTGATGTTTAA
- the LOC123452329 gene encoding uncharacterized protein LOC123452329 gives MAGTLWCGQWVRSWIWMPERRLWRVGRLVGSPAGAMSAVVASFLVRAGDERGSSWWLRRVLCWRSPRSGSGLKLVLIFGFGMCVKQIMGTGNCSDEAIRDFSNHIDGQLVRVNALLAASTIVIGVMVGIGAYGQRFRHHPLTGFLFVGANTLFLPILSYVTSTIGNQDVIAIFSGPHIISGSCHTQDHIISVFVWASLIQIAGLNTTAIVAGDDKEGRNITPPATVLLVQAIWTSYLVVNLLGKDFYSPRQWSLKNVEPGDVLVLLPSFALIVAKLLLKYYAWYSARSSLAFGRNPHLIVGYMEQLKDEKQHVGPATEHSLPPLIVAGEDIRLINFKRVPYGYSLKLLSNQADGARIENNNLVTIDKVWQLQDDMLPRSSREQFKDLCFSFALFKLLRCRFARHTIVETCFMKAYNLLPHMLLQDSDDQRAFGVITLELSFLHDYYCSSLTTSYSRSWLPILSIFISLLSMGWSLFYMLDETLHMTGEASWNDSQIECSIECDTLTWKHYGKWYLDDVPVFLLASLVVLSELREIASYICSNWTKVSLICHYVRHASSWQQSPWKKKLLGLVLHRKCKLLNHWVDKMNQCSVLTLNPRTTPLALLHRLIPVLDRKKVPTVVKTAVLKPLRSPGWRNRSNGVASLCTRLQLQPDNNPFSQSNGVKGIANTMLVAYIATSILEVSRSGKDDFDHKIAATHLSRYCAYLVAYVPELLPDDNQWCKSLYKAVQKEGKRALAVAGGAKAVASNPEALVQALGAGNEAEHYVLKNGAELGKKLIELVEEIGEEEAWEVLMDFWSEMILYAAPSDNVEAHAEAIARGGELITLMWALLTHIGIVSRPEPATPDNARCDV, from the exons TTGAAACTAGTTCTTATCT TTGGATTTGGCATGTGTGTTAAGCAGATCATGGGCACCGGAAACTGCTCTGATGAAGCAATCCGTGACTTCTCTAATCACATAGATGGGCAATTGGTGCGAGTGAATGCTCTTCTCGCGGCGAGCACCATCGTGATAGGAGTTATGGTCGGGATCGGTGCCTATGGTCAGCGCTTCCGTCACCATCCCCTGACCGGCTTCCTCTTCGTTggtgccaacaccttgtttctgccCATCCTCTCGTATGTTACCTCTACCATTGGTAATCAAGATGTCATCGCCATTTTCTCTGGTCCACACATCATATCAGGGAGTTGTCACACACAGGACCACATCATCTCTGTCTTCGTATGGGCTAGTCTTATTCAGATTGCTGGCCTCAACACCACTGCAATAGTTGCTGGTGATGATAAGGAAGGTCGCAACATTACCCCTCCAGCCACAGTACTGCTTGTTCAAGCAATATGGACTTCCTACCTTGTCGTTAACTTGCTAGGAAAGGATTTTTATTCACCGAGACAATGGTCGCTAAAGAATGTGGAGCCCGGAGATGTATTGGTCCTTCTTCCATCCTTTGCTCTTATCGTTGCTAAACTCCTTCTCAAATATTATGCATGGTACAGTGCAAGAAGTTCGTTAGCATTTGGGCGCAATCCACATCTCATTGTTGGATACATGGAGCAGCTAAAAGATGAAAAGCAGCATGTCGGGCCAGCAACTGAGCATTCCCTTCCTCCACTCATTGTTGCAGGAGAGGACATAAGATTGATAAATTTTAAAAGGGTGCCTTATGGTTACAGTCTCAAATTGTTATCCAACCAAGCTGATGGGGCAAGGATTGAAAACAACAACTTAGTGACCATTGACAAAGTTTGGCAGCTGCAGGATGACATGCTTCCGAGGTCTTCAAGGGAACAGTTTAAAGATTTATGCTTTTCATTCGCGTTGTTCAAGCTGCTAAGATGCCGATTTGCAAGGCATACAATTGTTGAGACTTGTTTCATGAAGGCCTATAACTTATTGCCACACATGTTGCTCCAGGATAGTGATGATCAAAGAGCATTTGGTGTGATTACACTTGAGCTTTCTTTCCTTCACGATTATTATTGTTCATCTCTCACAACCTCATATTCGAGGAGTTGGCTgcccattttgagcatatttataTCTCTCTTAAGCATGGGTTGGAGCTTGTTCTATATGTTGGATGAAACTCTTCATATGACGGGGGAAGCTTCATGGAATGATTCACAGATTGAATGTAGCATTGAATGTGATACATTGACCTGGAAACATTATGGAAAGTGGTACTTGGATGATGTACCCGTATTTTTACTTGCGTCACTAGTTGTGCTTTCCGAGCTACGGGAGATTGCTTCTTACATCTGCTCTAACTGGACTAAAGTATCCCTCATCTGCCACTATGTTAGGCATGCTTCTTCCTGGCAGCAATCACCTTGGAAGAAGAAGTTACTAGGCCTTGTGCTACATAGAAAATGCAAGCTGCTAAATCATTGGGTGGACAAAATGAACCAGTGCTCAGTATTGACCCtcaacccaagaacaactccactGGCTCTTCTTCATCGCCTCATCCCTGTGCTTGACCGGAAGAAGGTACCGACAGTTGTGAAGACTGCCGTTCTCAAGCCACTGAGGAGCCCAGGTTGGAGGAACCGAAGCAATGGCGTGGCATCCCTATGCACAAGGCTACAACTGCAGCCCGACAACAACCCTTTCTCACAGTCCAATGGCGTCAAAGGTATTGCTAATACAATGCTGGTGGCTTACATTGCCACGAGCATCCTGGAAGTGAGTAGATCGGGGAAGGATGACTTTGATCATAAGATCGCCGCCACACACTTGTCACGCTACTGCGCCTACTTGGTGGCCTACGTCCCCGAGCTACTCCCCGACGACAACCAGTGGTGCAAGAGCCTATACAAGGCCGTCCAGAAGGAAGGCAAGCGTGCACTCGCGGTAGCCGGCGGCGCCAAGGCTGTGGCATCGAACCCCGAAGCGCTGGTCCAGGCGCTGGGCGCCGGGAATGAAGCGGAGCACTACGTGCTCAAGAATGGCGCAGAGCTCGGCAAGAAGCTGATTGAGCTGGTGGAGGAGATAGGAGAAGAGGAGGCATGGGAGGTCCTCATGGACTTCTGGTCCGAGATGATCCTCTATGCCGCCCCCTCGGACAATGTCGAGGCTCACGCCGAGGCCATTGCACGGGGCGGGGAGCTGATAACTCTCATGTGGGCCTTGCTCACCCACATCGGGATCGTCAGCCGGCCAGAGCCCGCCACGCCTGACAACGCTCGTTGTGATGTTTAA